Proteins found in one Miscanthus floridulus cultivar M001 chromosome 4, ASM1932011v1, whole genome shotgun sequence genomic segment:
- the LOC136549880 gene encoding respiratory burst oxidase homolog protein E-like → MWTPSRGSNARGSGHRRIADYLADDQTTTTATDASDNESYTTAYGEEFFAAAAAAGSAGGGGMLPAFLADQGDLVEVMLELDEESMVVRSVTPTSAALYGAASLPAPPPPAGFGVSPSPRRAPSEGGAGRLSRCSSTSSRIRKKFAWLRSPSPSPSPYRPTPAELQREAAMAARERRREQAQLNRSRAGARRALKGLRFISRTTGSVEAAELWRRVEERFNDLAREGLLSRDDFGECIGMVDSKEFAVGIFDALARRRRQNLERITKEELYDFWLQISDQSFDARLQIFFDMVDTNVDGRITREEVQELIVLSASANKLAKLKEQAEEYAALIMEELDPENLSYIELWQLEALLLQRDTYMNYSRPLSTASGAQWSQNLGVGGGTLTVPGGGGGGDGGRGADGDHPRERRRMRWGVRKAAARVRVAAEENWRRAWVLALWFAAMAALFVWKFVQYRRTAAFQVMGYCLPTAKGAAETLKLNMALVLLPVCRNTLTWLRSSWARFFVPFDDNITFHKMIATAIVVGITLHAGNHLACDFPRVIAASPEEYSLVAGAFGADKPTYAGLLSGTEGVTGVAMVALMTVSFTLATHPFRKGEPKQGGAGAVTSRLPAPLNRLTGFNAFWYSHHLLGIVYALLLVHGYFLFLVRRWYEKTTWMYISVPLVLYVGERMLRALRSNAYTVKIVKVCLLPGNVLTITMSKPYGFRYRSGQYIFLQCPMISPFEWHPFSITSAPGDDYLSVHIRTNGDWTQELKRIFVENYFSPHLNRRASFSELGAAEPRSLPKLLVDGPYGAPAQDFRNYDVLLLVGLGIGATPFISILRDLLNNIKIADELMDLAMETSRSEDSANSFSVSTASSNRKRAYRTSRAHFYWVTREAGSFEWFKGVMNEVAEMDKKGVIELHNYLTSVYEERDARTTLLSMVQALNHAKHGVDIVSGTRVRTHFARPNWKEVFTRIASKHPNSTVGVFYCGAPTLAKELKTLSHEMNHKTGTRFHFHKEYF, encoded by the exons ATGTGGACGCCGTCGCGCGGGAGCAACGCCCGGGGCAGCGGCCACCGCCGCATCGCGGACTACCTGGCGGACGACcagaccaccaccaccgccaccgacgcCTCCGACAACGAGTCCTACACTACCGCCTATGGGGAGGAGttcttcgccgccgccgccgccgccgggagcgccggcggcggtggcatgCTGCCGGCATTCCTCGCGGACCAGGGGGACCTGGTGGAGGTCATGCTGGAGCTGGACGAGGAGTCCATGGTGGTGCGTAGCGTCACGCCCACCAGCGCCGCGCTCTACGGCGCCGCCTCcctcccggcgccgccgccgcccgcggggTTCGGGGTGTCGCCgtcgccgcgccgcgcgccgtcGGAGGGCGGCGCCGGCCGCCTGAGCCGGTGCTCGTCGACCTCGTCGCGGATACGGAAGAAGTTCGCGTGGCTGCGGTCGCCGTCGCCCTCCCCGTCCCCGTACCGCCCCACCCCCGCCGAGCTGCAGCGGGAGGCCGCCATGGCGGCGCGCGAGCGGCGGCGGGAGCAGGCGCAGCTCAACCGCTCCCGCGCCGGCGCCAGGCGCGCGCTCAAGGGCCTCCGCTTCATCAGCCGCACCACGGGCTCCGTCGAGGCCGCCGAGCTCTGGCGCCGCGTCGAGGAGCGCTTCAACGACCTCGCCCGCGAAGGGCTGCTCTCCCGCGACGACTTCGGCGAATGCATCG GAATGGTGGACTCCAAGGAGTTCGCGGTGGGCATCTTcgacgcgctggcgcggcggcggcggcagaacCTGGAGCGGatcaccaaggaggagctctacGACTTCTGGCTCCAGATCTCCGATCAGAGCTTCGACGCGCGGCTCCAGATCTTCTTCGACAT GGTGGACACCAACGTGGACGGGAGGATAACGAGGGAGGAAGTACAGGAG CTGATCGTGCTCAGTGCGTCGGCCAACAAGCTGGCAAAGCTCAAGGAGCAGGCGGAGGAGTACGCGGCGCTCATCATGGAGGAGCTCGACCCGGAGAACCTTAGCTACATTGAG CTGTGGCAGCTCGAGGCGCTGCTGCTCCAGCGCGACACCTACATGAACTACAGCCGCCCGCTGAGCACGGCCAGCGGGGCCCAGTGGAGCCAGAacctcggcgtcggcggcggcacGCTGACGGTAccaggaggcggaggcggaggagacGGCGGCCGCGGCGCCGACGGCGATCACCCGCGCGAGCGTCGCCGGATGAGGTGGGGCGTGCGGAAGGCGGCGGCGCGGGTGCGCGTGGCGGCGGAGGAGAACTGGCGCCGCGCCTGGGTGCTGGCGCTGTGGttcgcggccatggcggcgctgtTCGTGTGGAAGTTCGTGCAGTACCGGCGCACGGCGGCGTTCCAGGTGATGGGGTACTGCCTCCCCACGGCCAAGGGCGCCGCGGAGACGCTCAAGCTCAACATGGCGCTCGTGCTCCTCCCCGTCTGCCGCAACACGCTCACGTGGCTGCGCTCCTCCTGGGCCCGCTTCTTCGTCCCCTTCGACGACAACATCACCTTCCACAAG ATGATCGCGACGGCGATCGTGGTGGGGATCACACTGCACGCGGGGAACCACCTGGCGTGCGACTTCCCGCGGGTGATCGCGGCGAGCCCGGAGGAGTACTCGCTGGTGGCCGGCGCGTTCGGCGCGGACAAGCCCACGTACGCGGGGCTCCTGTCGGGCACCGAGGGCGTCACGGGCGTGGCCATGGTGGCGCTCATGACCGTCTCCTTCACGCTGGCCACGCACCCGTTCCGCAAGGGCGAGCCCAAGCAGGGCGGCGCGGGCGCCGTCACGTCGCGGCTTCCGGCGCCGCTGAACCGGCTCACCGGCTTCAACGCCTTCTGGTACTCGCACCACCTCCTCGGCATCGTGTACGCGCTCCTGCTCGTCCACGGCtacttcctcttcctcgtccggAGGTGGTACGAGAAGACG ACATGGATGTACATTTCTGTCCCACTGGTGCTCTACGTTGGTGAAAGGATGCTTAGAGCCTTGAGGTCAAATGCTTATACCGTAAAAATTGTCAAG GTGTGTCTTCTACCTGGAAATGTATTGACCATAACAATGTCAAAGCCCTACGGATTTCGGTACAGAAGTGGACAGTACATATTTCTTCAATGTCCAATGATTTCTCCATTTGAATG GCACCCTTTCTCCATCACTTCGGCACCTGGAGATGACTACCTCAGTGTTCACATCCGAACAAATGGAGACTGGACACAAGAGCTCAAGCGCATATTTGTGGAGAACTACTTCTCACCACATCTTAACAGAAGAGCTTCATTCAGCGAGCTAGGTGCGGCAGAACCAAGAAG CTTGCCAAAATTACTTGTAGATGGTCCATATGGTGCCCCTGCACAGGATTTTAGAAACTACGATGTTCTACTTCTTGTCGGCCTCGGAATCGGGGCAACACCATTCATAAGCATTCTAAGGGATCTGCTTAATAACATTAAGATAGCTGACGAATTGATG GACTTGGCAATGGAGACTAGCAGGTCTGAAGACAGCGCCAACAGCTTTAGTGTCTCAACAGCTAGCAGCAACCGGAAGAGAGCATACAGAACAAGCCGTGCACATTTTTACTGGGTCACCCGAGAAGCCGGATCATTTGAATGGTTCAaaggggtgatgaatgaggttgcagaAATGGACAAGAAG GGTGTCATAGAGCTGCACAATTACCTCACAAGTGTTTATGAGGAACGCGACGCGCGGACAACTCTGCTGTCCATGGTGCAGGCTCTGAACCATGCCAAGCACGGCGTCGACATCGTATCAGGAACCAGG GTGAGGACACATTTCGCCAGACCCAATTGGAAGGAAGTCTTCACTAGGATCGCCTCCAAGCATCCGAATTCAACAGTTG GTGTGTTCTACTGCGGCGCACCGACGCTTGCCAAAGAGCTGAAGACTCTGTCGCACGAGATGAACCACAAGACGGGCACTCGCTTCCATTTCCACAAGGAGTACTTCTGA